A part of Melittangium boletus DSM 14713 genomic DNA contains:
- a CDS encoding terpene synthase family protein yields MDELIQKLGSKDKVAFDIQVDGARHRVDWPLDFSEYRVIASTYPVALGLCERGSFPELEQLRSHLTHSDLDLLTYFTSSSDSPLYLQNSQDRMDWFFALDYFVDGPSVPPELREEVVRDLTGWLDDRSHVSRLPWVNTLNALLRIVLEDIEREGLDTSIIVRDTRGYFEGFLLEFDQKVPLERYLENRCKTIGMRPELEFCFAYLGTPLPAHERDLAERMKRAAADLVALQNDVLSLSKEEAQEQEHLRLKSYFPDSRRYVSFLNRFYEARFTSFLALRPREPGPLEAFWEVCSQWISGSLVWHLTSRRYNLGQFAILP; encoded by the coding sequence ATGGATGAACTCATCCAAAAGCTTGGAAGCAAGGACAAGGTCGCATTCGACATCCAGGTGGATGGCGCGCGTCACCGGGTCGACTGGCCCCTCGACTTCTCCGAATACCGCGTCATCGCCAGCACGTATCCGGTGGCGCTGGGGTTGTGTGAACGCGGGAGCTTTCCGGAACTCGAGCAGCTCCGTTCACACCTGACTCACAGTGATCTCGATCTGCTCACCTATTTCACGAGCAGCAGCGACTCCCCGCTCTATCTGCAGAACAGCCAGGACCGGATGGACTGGTTCTTCGCCCTCGACTACTTCGTCGATGGGCCCTCGGTGCCGCCGGAGCTGCGCGAGGAGGTCGTGAGGGATCTGACGGGATGGCTCGACGACCGGAGCCACGTCAGCCGGCTGCCGTGGGTGAACACGCTCAACGCCTTGCTGCGGATCGTCCTGGAGGACATCGAGCGCGAGGGCCTGGACACCTCGATCATCGTGCGCGACACGCGAGGCTACTTCGAGGGCTTCCTCCTGGAGTTCGACCAGAAGGTGCCGCTCGAGCGCTACCTGGAGAACCGGTGCAAGACGATCGGCATGCGGCCCGAGCTCGAGTTCTGCTTCGCCTATCTGGGCACGCCCCTGCCCGCGCACGAGCGGGACCTGGCCGAGCGGATGAAGCGTGCCGCGGCCGACCTCGTCGCGTTGCAGAACGACGTGCTGTCCCTGAGCAAGGAGGAGGCCCAGGAACAGGAGCACCTGCGCCTGAAGTCCTACTTCCCCGACAGCCGCAGGTATGTGTCGTTCCTCAATCGCTTCTACGAGGCCCGGTTCACCAGCTTCCTGGCCCTGCGTCCGCGCGAGCCGGGCCCCCTGGAGGCGTTCTGGGAGGTGTGCTCCCAGTGGATCTCCGGCAGCCTGGTGTGGCACCTCACCAGCCGACGCTACAACCTGGGGCAGTTCGCGATCCTACCGTGA
- the ycaC gene encoding isochorismate family cysteine hydrolase YcaC yields the protein MSKPYSRLDINNAAVLLVDHQAGLLSLVRDFNPDQFKNNVLALADLADYFKLPTLLTTSFEDGPNGPLMPELKAKFPQAPFIARPGQINAWDNEDFVKAVKATGRKQLLIAGVVTEVCVAFLALSAIEAGFEVFIVTDASGTFNEVSRHTAWNRMSEAGAQLVTWFAAACELHRDWRRDVEGLGSLLSNHIPDYRNLITSYSAFKAHPFQGRIVARHLYGLDRADEGASVKLGRPSDIAMP from the coding sequence ATGAGCAAGCCCTACAGCCGTCTGGACATCAACAACGCCGCGGTGCTGCTGGTGGACCACCAGGCGGGCCTGCTGTCGCTGGTGCGCGACTTCAACCCGGACCAGTTCAAGAACAACGTGCTGGCGCTGGCGGACCTGGCGGACTACTTCAAGCTGCCGACCCTCCTGACGACGAGCTTCGAGGACGGGCCCAACGGACCGCTGATGCCGGAGTTGAAGGCGAAGTTCCCCCAGGCGCCCTTCATCGCGCGCCCCGGACAAATCAACGCCTGGGACAACGAGGACTTCGTGAAGGCGGTGAAGGCGACGGGGCGCAAGCAGCTGCTCATCGCGGGGGTGGTGACGGAGGTGTGCGTGGCCTTCCTGGCGCTGTCGGCCATCGAGGCGGGCTTCGAGGTGTTCATCGTGACGGACGCGTCGGGGACGTTCAACGAGGTGTCGCGTCACACGGCGTGGAACCGGATGTCGGAGGCGGGAGCGCAGCTGGTGACGTGGTTCGCCGCCGCGTGCGAGCTGCACCGCGATTGGCGCCGTGACGTGGAGGGGCTGGGCTCGCTGCTGTCCAATCACATCCCCGACTACCGCAACCTCATCACCAGCTACAGCGCCTTCAAGGCCCACCCCTTTCAAGGTCGAATAGTGGCTCGCCACCTTTATGGTTTAGACAGGGCGGATGAGGGCGCATCAGTGAAGCTGGGCAGACCATCAGACATAGCCATGCCATGA
- a CDS encoding class I SAM-dependent methyltransferase — MNYVLESKSEFNRLEHQSGLSGYDYQRELALSGLPAIQDGMRVLDAGCGSGIVTRYLAQEHPGCEVEGCDLSEVRVAQARDAAKGFSRLRFKVQDLARLDYPEAHFDIILCRYVVQHLPPESHSAVLTGFLRCLKPGGHLLLIDFDGGFLNLHPQPSEWLREALRKMETRFPVDLRIGRKLPHLLVKAGFIQTQWRIDVLEWSGDMLAQERMLLDQRILALEPVLSHVLGSVPEARRFHREYLEALDTPGCVLFYNKFIVTGRKPSHVE, encoded by the coding sequence ATGAACTACGTTCTCGAGTCCAAATCAGAATTCAACCGATTGGAGCACCAGTCCGGCCTTTCTGGATATGACTATCAGCGCGAACTCGCCCTCTCCGGATTGCCGGCCATTCAAGACGGAATGCGGGTGCTGGACGCGGGATGCGGCTCGGGAATCGTCACGCGGTACCTGGCCCAGGAGCACCCCGGCTGCGAGGTGGAGGGGTGCGATCTCTCCGAGGTCCGGGTGGCGCAGGCGCGCGACGCCGCGAAGGGCTTCTCCCGGCTCCGCTTCAAGGTCCAGGATCTCGCCCGGCTCGACTACCCGGAGGCGCACTTCGACATCATCCTGTGCCGCTACGTCGTCCAGCACCTGCCCCCGGAGAGCCATTCGGCGGTGCTCACCGGCTTCCTGCGCTGCCTCAAGCCCGGCGGGCACCTGCTCCTCATCGATTTCGACGGAGGCTTCCTCAATCTCCACCCCCAGCCCTCGGAATGGTTGCGGGAGGCGCTGCGAAAGATGGAAACCCGGTTCCCGGTGGATCTGCGCATCGGACGCAAGCTGCCCCACCTGCTGGTGAAGGCGGGGTTCATCCAGACCCAGTGGCGCATCGACGTCCTCGAGTGGAGTGGCGACATGCTCGCCCAGGAGCGCATGCTGCTGGACCAGCGCATCCTCGCGCTGGAGCCCGTCCTCTCCCATGTCCTGGGGAGCGTGCCCGAGGCACGGCGCTTCCACCGGGAGTACCTGGAGGCGCTCGACACGCCGGGGTGCGTCCTCTTCTACAACAAGTTCATCGTGACCGGGCGTAAACCCTCCCACGTGGAGTAG
- a CDS encoding polysaccharide lyase, translated as MKTQNISAVVGGSLLAFALTAEADPFRNTGTVSGWNSINREHKGTVQEVTNLSYEGPTSIKVTQVYDPSYSGRYHSEVVKNNVYRRGDTGFYGFAFRLQQDWQFQSQSFNIAQFIADFSNTGCDDYMPSSMIWLQGNQLFTRVKQGSICAQKTVTFGNLATVTAGEWHKVIVQAKWASDGTGFYKLWFDGKKVLEQYNLSTTISDDRYFQFRVGLYANGWHDNGYMQGSQGTRSIWFDEISAGTTFAEADPDQW; from the coding sequence ATGAAGACCCAGAACATCAGCGCCGTCGTGGGTGGATCCTTGCTTGCCTTTGCCCTGACGGCGGAGGCCGATCCCTTCCGCAACACCGGTACCGTCTCTGGCTGGAACTCCATCAACCGGGAGCACAAAGGAACCGTGCAGGAGGTGACGAACCTCTCCTACGAGGGCCCGACCTCCATCAAGGTGACCCAGGTCTACGATCCCTCGTACAGCGGCCGCTATCACTCGGAGGTCGTGAAGAACAACGTGTACCGCCGCGGTGACACGGGCTTCTACGGCTTCGCGTTCCGGCTGCAGCAGGATTGGCAGTTCCAGAGCCAGTCCTTCAACATCGCCCAGTTCATCGCGGACTTCTCCAACACCGGCTGCGACGACTACATGCCGTCCAGCATGATCTGGCTCCAGGGCAATCAGCTCTTCACGCGCGTCAAGCAGGGCTCGATCTGCGCGCAGAAGACCGTCACGTTCGGCAACCTCGCCACCGTCACCGCCGGTGAGTGGCACAAGGTCATCGTCCAGGCGAAGTGGGCGAGCGACGGCACCGGCTTCTACAAGCTCTGGTTCGATGGCAAGAAGGTGCTCGAGCAGTACAACCTGAGCACCACCATCTCCGACGATCGGTACTTCCAGTTCCGCGTCGGCCTCTACGCGAACGGCTGGCACGACAACGGCTACATGCAGGGCAGCCAGGGCACGCGCAGCATCTGGTTCGATGAGATCAGCGCGGGCACGACCTTCGCCGAGGCCGACCCCGATCAGTGGTAG
- a CDS encoding ATP-binding protein, translating to MSTLMQEEDDGHQGLGRATLLRALVELEQINPDGCVVLRAIRDQNRVITDFEFIFSNDVESMKLVQPGLVVGRRLSEAVPPAMNGRFAIFCQVVETRQPVKSEVYYPHCWFRSTVMPFLDGIIVRFQDVTALVRDELERKARLEREQSSRQEAEALVRNQAGQLQAAQEKLVQSGKLMVAGQLATGVGHEINNPLSFVTGNLHVALEQLGALSQELPPPSAERLRELTHALEDARKGAERIRTIVKELRTLARSSETHTGPVDVGAALEFSLSMAMPHIRHRAQVVRRLERVPRVLGNESRLGQVLLNLLINAAQAIPEGDATHHAITLSTRVEGSQVVIEVRDTGKGMSAEVLARIFEPFFTTKPPGEGTGLGLPISRDIIREMGGELRVQSELGRGSSFQVVLPVLDETMTPVVAPPVVKQQAPPRRRVLIIDDEPSIGSMMKRVLGRNHEVKVVHSGREALALLSADPGFDRVFCDLMMGDMTGMDLHAELARRQPDYLPRFIFMTGGAFTDRARAFLADASVTSLDKPFEPVTLREMVERLPPGGKGPDSR from the coding sequence ATGTCGACACTGATGCAAGAGGAAGACGACGGGCACCAGGGGCTGGGTCGAGCGACGTTGCTGCGGGCCCTGGTGGAACTGGAGCAGATCAATCCAGACGGGTGCGTGGTCCTGCGTGCCATCCGCGATCAGAACCGGGTCATTACCGACTTCGAGTTCATCTTCTCCAACGACGTCGAGTCCATGAAGCTCGTCCAGCCGGGACTCGTGGTCGGGCGGCGGCTGAGCGAGGCGGTCCCCCCGGCGATGAACGGCCGGTTCGCCATCTTCTGTCAGGTGGTGGAGACGCGGCAGCCCGTCAAGAGCGAGGTGTATTACCCCCACTGCTGGTTCCGCAGCACCGTGATGCCCTTCCTGGACGGAATCATCGTCCGCTTCCAGGACGTCACCGCGCTCGTGCGGGACGAGCTGGAGCGCAAGGCGCGGCTCGAGCGGGAGCAGTCGAGCCGGCAGGAAGCCGAGGCCCTGGTCCGCAATCAAGCCGGACAGTTGCAAGCCGCCCAGGAGAAGCTGGTGCAATCCGGCAAGCTCATGGTGGCGGGACAGCTCGCGACCGGGGTGGGGCACGAAATCAACAATCCGCTGTCCTTCGTCACGGGCAACCTCCACGTGGCCCTGGAGCAGCTCGGTGCGCTGTCACAGGAGCTGCCGCCGCCCTCCGCCGAGCGGCTGCGGGAGCTGACCCATGCGCTGGAGGATGCGCGCAAGGGCGCCGAGCGCATCCGGACCATCGTGAAGGAGCTGCGGACCCTGGCGCGCTCGAGCGAGACCCATACGGGGCCGGTGGACGTGGGTGCGGCCCTGGAGTTCAGCCTGTCCATGGCCATGCCCCACATCCGCCATCGGGCCCAGGTGGTCCGCCGCCTCGAGCGCGTCCCACGCGTGCTGGGCAACGAGTCCAGGTTGGGTCAGGTGCTCCTCAATCTGTTGATCAACGCCGCCCAGGCCATCCCCGAGGGAGACGCGACCCACCACGCCATCACCCTGTCGACCCGGGTGGAGGGCTCCCAGGTGGTGATCGAGGTGCGCGACACGGGCAAGGGGATGAGCGCGGAGGTCCTCGCGCGCATCTTCGAGCCCTTCTTCACCACCAAGCCCCCTGGAGAGGGGACCGGCCTGGGTCTGCCCATCAGCCGGGACATCATCCGCGAGATGGGCGGCGAGCTGAGGGTCCAGAGCGAGCTCGGGCGGGGGAGCAGCTTCCAGGTCGTGCTGCCCGTCCTCGACGAGACCATGACGCCGGTGGTGGCCCCCCCGGTGGTGAAGCAACAGGCGCCGCCGCGCAGGCGCGTGCTCATCATCGACGACGAGCCGTCCATCGGCTCGATGATGAAGCGGGTGCTCGGGCGCAACCACGAGGTGAAGGTGGTGCACAGCGGACGCGAGGCCCTGGCGCTGTTGTCCGCGGACCCGGGCTTCGACCGGGTGTTCTGCGACTTGATGATGGGCGACATGACGGGAATGGACCTGCACGCGGAGCTGGCACGACGCCAGCCTGACTACCTGCCACGCTTCATCTTCATGACGGGGGGCGCGTTCACCGATCGGGCCCGGGCCTTCCTGGCGGATGCCTCGGTGACGAGCCTCGACAAGCCCTTCGAGCCCGTCACCCTGCGGGAGATGGTGGAGCGGCTCCCGCCGGGCGGGAAGGGTCCGGACTCACGGTAG
- a CDS encoding GH25 family lysozyme, with protein sequence MNGRSTSRSFFQGFTATTVKLMLGLVALTGCGGMGPEDAEVQETTSPSTVTSAATANVQAFYSEGQWRNRFGVTGPYYGPLGHRGLDIAASAGQAIPALRSGTVRRVQYSSVVGHTIAIESAPGDFSGYDHVIRTRVSVGDFVQQGDIIAYAAGPGDDHGSAWSGPHLHLTRGSTDRCAFGENVSDPAPLIRSVLGTGSGGGTAPGGGSGGIQVSVEEGKILQRVAQRGGYTGPVDGVLGANTWKGVQTVIKNKGFYTGPVDGAPGEQTWKGVQKLAQLGGYTGPVDGFPGQYTYAGLNNWLAQDTGTSPPTGMTGVYGIDVGTTQRDLDFNAIRSAGYQFAIVKAGGSNVSPRYVAPYYAQQVARARAAGLIVGHYWVAGSTDPGSDAQYFVDHLYDHRVGDLLVLDNEAIDDGIFWNDSLTAVFMKAVKARLGKAPFLYTYSSLLTSNTWTQTQAVGSKLWIAHYTGTPGNPTIGSAFPTWELHQYTSSGNQNGIPLDLNVARLSAFAGLSQPPDGVTPPPPTAIPGGGSGGGSAPAITVEQGKILQNLARRGGYTGVIDGVPGTNTWKGVQTVLRELGYYDGPVDGVPGINTYKGLQLLAQDGGYTGPIDGIPGPNTYNGIQAYLNGSSGGVPPVGNAQGVTLQRIAQAGGYTGALDGVPGTNTWKGVQQVLGGYGYSGPVDGAMGTNSWKALQRFAAKGGYTGPIDGVMGTNGWKGVQTVLRGFGYTGPIDGVMGTHSYAALQRVARLGGYMGPIDGALGVNSWKGLQTFLSGAGYSGPIDGVPGTNTYKVLQSLASRGGYAGPIDGLPGSNTYAGLANLLD encoded by the coding sequence ATGAACGGTCGATCCACTTCGAGAAGCTTCTTCCAGGGTTTCACCGCGACCACCGTGAAACTGATGTTGGGCCTGGTGGCCCTGACTGGCTGTGGGGGGATGGGCCCGGAGGACGCCGAGGTCCAGGAGACGACCTCACCGTCCACCGTGACGAGCGCCGCGACGGCGAACGTGCAGGCCTTCTATTCGGAAGGACAGTGGCGCAACCGTTTCGGAGTCACCGGCCCCTATTACGGCCCCCTGGGTCACCGGGGGCTCGACATCGCCGCCAGTGCCGGTCAAGCGATCCCCGCGCTGCGCTCTGGTACCGTCCGCCGCGTCCAATACTCGTCCGTGGTGGGCCACACCATCGCGATTGAATCCGCGCCCGGCGACTTTTCCGGGTACGACCACGTCATCCGGACCCGAGTCTCCGTGGGCGACTTCGTCCAGCAAGGGGACATCATCGCCTATGCGGCGGGTCCCGGAGACGATCATGGGTCGGCGTGGTCGGGGCCGCACCTTCACCTGACCCGAGGCTCCACGGATCGTTGCGCGTTCGGCGAGAACGTCAGCGATCCCGCTCCCCTGATTCGGAGCGTGCTCGGCACCGGCTCCGGCGGAGGGACCGCTCCCGGAGGAGGCTCCGGGGGAATCCAGGTCAGCGTCGAGGAGGGAAAGATCCTCCAGCGCGTCGCCCAGCGGGGGGGTTACACGGGCCCGGTGGACGGTGTCCTCGGAGCCAATACCTGGAAGGGCGTCCAGACCGTCATCAAGAACAAGGGCTTCTACACCGGCCCCGTTGATGGCGCCCCGGGAGAGCAGACCTGGAAGGGCGTCCAGAAGCTCGCGCAACTCGGAGGGTACACGGGGCCCGTGGACGGATTCCCGGGACAGTACACCTATGCGGGTCTCAACAACTGGCTGGCCCAGGACACCGGGACCTCTCCCCCCACGGGGATGACGGGTGTCTACGGAATCGATGTCGGCACGACCCAGCGGGATCTGGACTTCAACGCCATTCGCAGCGCCGGCTATCAGTTCGCGATCGTCAAGGCAGGCGGCTCCAATGTCTCACCCCGCTATGTCGCGCCGTACTACGCCCAGCAAGTCGCTCGCGCTCGCGCGGCCGGGTTGATCGTCGGGCATTACTGGGTGGCGGGCTCGACCGACCCCGGGAGCGACGCGCAGTACTTCGTGGATCACCTGTACGACCATCGGGTGGGCGACCTCCTGGTGCTCGACAACGAGGCGATCGACGATGGCATCTTCTGGAACGACTCCCTGACCGCGGTCTTCATGAAGGCGGTCAAGGCCCGCCTGGGGAAGGCCCCGTTCCTGTACACCTACTCGAGCCTGCTCACGTCCAACACCTGGACCCAAACCCAGGCCGTGGGCTCGAAGCTGTGGATCGCCCACTACACGGGCACGCCGGGCAACCCGACGATCGGCTCGGCCTTTCCGACGTGGGAGCTGCACCAGTACACCTCGTCCGGTAATCAGAATGGAATTCCCCTCGACCTGAACGTCGCCAGGCTGTCCGCGTTCGCCGGACTGAGCCAGCCGCCGGATGGCGTGACCCCTCCCCCGCCAACGGCCATCCCCGGGGGCGGCTCGGGGGGTGGTAGCGCCCCCGCCATCACCGTCGAGCAGGGAAAGATCCTGCAGAATCTAGCCCGTCGGGGTGGCTACACCGGCGTGATCGACGGCGTGCCTGGCACGAACACCTGGAAGGGCGTGCAGACGGTCCTTCGCGAGCTGGGGTACTACGACGGGCCCGTCGACGGCGTGCCGGGCATCAACACCTACAAGGGATTGCAACTCCTCGCCCAGGACGGTGGCTACACGGGCCCCATCGATGGCATCCCCGGACCCAACACGTACAACGGGATTCAGGCGTACTTGAACGGGTCATCCGGCGGTGTGCCGCCCGTCGGCAACGCACAAGGCGTGACGCTGCAGCGGATCGCCCAAGCGGGCGGATACACCGGGGCCTTGGACGGCGTGCCTGGCACGAACACCTGGAAGGGAGTCCAGCAGGTCCTCGGCGGCTACGGCTATTCGGGGCCCGTGGATGGCGCCATGGGCACCAACTCGTGGAAGGCGCTCCAGCGTTTCGCCGCGAAGGGAGGCTATACGGGCCCCATCGACGGCGTCATGGGCACCAACGGCTGGAAAGGCGTGCAGACCGTCCTGAGGGGCTTTGGGTACACGGGCCCCATCGACGGCGTCATGGGCACCCACAGCTACGCGGCGCTCCAGCGGGTCGCGCGCCTGGGTGGGTACATGGGCCCCATCGATGGCGCGCTGGGGGTGAACTCGTGGAAGGGCCTCCAGACCTTCTTGAGCGGCGCCGGGTACTCGGGACCCATCGATGGCGTGCCGGGAACCAACACCTACAAGGTGCTCCAGTCCCTGGCGAGCCGAGGCGGCTACGCGGGCCCCATCGACGGCCTCCCCGGCTCCAATACGTACGCGGGCCTGGCGAACCTCCTGGACTGA
- a CDS encoding IS4 family transposase, translating into MVRRTLEHALSSQWIDEVFEANREQQYTRELLFSSVVDLMGVVALGLRPSLHAAAQSDPDLTVSLAALYDKVNHTEPQVVRALVQGSAERLLPVVRPMKKQGPWAAGYQVRVLDGNHLPASEKRLKPLREFRGAALPGQSLVVYAPELSLVVDVLPAEDAHAQERALMGPVLERVREGELWLADRNFSTSRILRAVHEKRAAFIIREHGVSPNPTALGERREVGRGPAGRVYEQAVRVEGEEPLELRRIEVELEEPTEDGETAIRLLTNVPEEKLSAVEVAQLYRKRWTIEGMFGELEAVLESEVRSLGRPRAALLAFGVAVLAYNVLSVVKTAVEASHDLEAANMQVSTYYIAAEVKFAYGGMMMVVEPEDWSGQEVRSAEQLSELLLELAKKVKPSTLRKHPRAAKKKVKKGYVPGEVARKHVATARVLKGEKIS; encoded by the coding sequence ATGGTGCGCCGCACGCTTGAGCATGCCCTGAGTTCGCAATGGATTGATGAGGTATTCGAAGCGAACCGAGAGCAGCAGTACACGCGCGAGTTGCTCTTCTCCTCGGTAGTGGATTTGATGGGAGTGGTGGCGCTGGGACTGCGACCGTCGCTGCACGCCGCGGCGCAGTCCGACCCGGACTTGACCGTCTCGCTGGCGGCGCTCTACGACAAAGTCAATCACACCGAGCCCCAGGTGGTGCGAGCCCTGGTGCAAGGGAGCGCGGAGAGGTTGTTGCCCGTGGTGCGGCCCATGAAGAAGCAGGGGCCGTGGGCGGCGGGTTACCAGGTGCGAGTCTTGGATGGCAATCACCTCCCCGCCAGTGAGAAGCGGCTCAAACCGTTGAGAGAATTCCGAGGAGCTGCGCTGCCCGGACAGTCGTTGGTGGTGTATGCGCCGGAGTTGAGCCTGGTGGTGGATGTGCTGCCGGCTGAAGACGCGCATGCACAAGAGCGGGCGTTGATGGGGCCGGTGTTGGAGCGAGTGCGGGAGGGAGAATTGTGGCTGGCGGACAGGAACTTCTCCACGAGCCGGATTCTGCGCGCGGTGCATGAAAAGAGAGCGGCCTTCATCATCCGAGAGCACGGCGTGTCGCCCAATCCGACCGCGCTGGGGGAGCGGAGGGAAGTAGGCCGAGGGCCAGCGGGACGTGTGTACGAGCAGGCAGTGCGAGTGGAGGGGGAAGAGCCGTTGGAGTTGAGACGGATTGAAGTGGAGTTGGAGGAGCCAACAGAAGACGGGGAAACAGCCATTCGGCTGCTCACGAACGTGCCCGAGGAGAAACTGAGCGCCGTGGAGGTAGCGCAGCTGTACAGGAAGCGCTGGACGATTGAAGGGATGTTTGGAGAGTTGGAGGCCGTGCTCGAGAGCGAGGTGCGGAGTTTGGGGAGACCACGAGCGGCGCTGCTGGCCTTTGGGGTGGCGGTACTGGCCTACAATGTGTTATCGGTGGTGAAAACCGCGGTGGAAGCCAGCCATGACCTGGAGGCTGCCAATATGCAGGTGTCCACCTATTACATTGCCGCCGAAGTGAAGTTCGCTTACGGAGGAATGATGATGGTGGTGGAGCCGGAGGACTGGAGCGGACAGGAGGTACGGAGCGCGGAGCAGTTGAGTGAGCTCCTGCTGGAGCTAGCGAAGAAGGTGAAGCCTTCCACATTGCGCAAACATCCCCGCGCCGCCAAGAAGAAGGTGAAGAAAGGCTATGTACCGGGAGAGGTGGCGCGCAAGCATGTGGCAACAGCACGTGTGCTCAAGGGCGAGAAAATCTCCTGA
- a CDS encoding methyltransferase, whose protein sequence is MNFRDRLEALTLLLRPWSELWSRSILQNWPESGAAYPDSWLSYAESLDEAGERRLDEGALPGAPPQSLQSLLLALHALTELPWHQGVQRLAVADAQGLNAKKIHEVERVLALLEPRTRTIRQAVDIGGGMGHLARLCVKSFNWTFHSIDRDAALQEKGRDWLRRARTLPRDKLCFIHTSVEDGPQPAIDPLFSGRESASMGLHTCGPLALTQIRKSQDAGLLLNFGCCYDKLDAARDLPVSRFGEAHRLPFTRHALFLATRGRRDKTEAEFALMKRVYGQRFALDLLLRRRFPERGFVRAGDAPKALYAESFAVYARDRLDRLGLDVGMTEAELNSFEASVRSETRRIFLCHLLRDRFARALEVVILLDRAILLEEMGFQVELLQVFDPRLSPRNIALIASRAD, encoded by the coding sequence ATGAATTTTCGGGATCGGCTGGAAGCGCTCACGCTCCTGCTCAGGCCCTGGTCCGAGCTCTGGTCCCGTTCCATCCTCCAGAATTGGCCGGAGTCCGGAGCGGCTTATCCCGACTCCTGGTTGTCCTATGCCGAATCCCTCGATGAAGCGGGTGAGCGGAGGCTGGATGAGGGAGCGCTTCCAGGTGCCCCTCCCCAGTCGCTGCAGTCGCTCCTGCTCGCGCTTCATGCGCTGACGGAGCTGCCTTGGCATCAGGGCGTCCAGCGCCTGGCGGTCGCGGATGCGCAGGGACTCAATGCCAAGAAAATCCATGAGGTCGAGAGAGTCCTCGCCCTGCTCGAGCCGAGAACGCGGACGATCCGCCAGGCGGTCGACATCGGGGGCGGCATGGGACATCTCGCCCGTCTCTGTGTGAAGTCTTTCAATTGGACCTTCCACAGCATCGATCGTGATGCCGCTTTGCAGGAGAAGGGCAGGGACTGGCTGCGAAGAGCCCGGACCCTGCCTCGGGACAAGCTGTGTTTCATCCACACCTCCGTCGAAGACGGGCCTCAGCCCGCGATCGATCCGCTCTTCTCCGGCCGGGAAAGCGCCTCGATGGGTCTCCACACCTGCGGGCCGCTCGCGCTCACGCAGATTCGCAAGAGCCAGGACGCAGGACTCCTCCTGAACTTTGGCTGCTGCTACGACAAGCTGGATGCCGCGCGGGATCTTCCCGTATCCCGCTTCGGGGAAGCCCACCGACTTCCCTTCACTCGGCATGCCCTGTTCCTGGCGACGCGTGGACGGCGCGACAAGACCGAGGCCGAGTTCGCCCTGATGAAACGGGTGTACGGGCAGCGTTTCGCGCTCGATCTCCTGTTGAGGCGGAGGTTTCCCGAGCGCGGCTTCGTGCGGGCGGGTGATGCGCCCAAGGCGCTCTACGCCGAGAGCTTCGCCGTCTACGCGCGCGATCGGCTGGATCGGCTGGGGCTCGATGTCGGTATGACGGAAGCCGAGCTGAATTCATTTGAAGCGTCCGTTCGCTCCGAGACGAGGCGCATCTTCCTCTGCCATCTGCTGAGGGATCGCTTCGCGAGGGCGCTGGAGGTCGTGATTCTGCTCGATCGCGCGATCCTCCTGGAGGAGATGGGCTTTCAGGTCGAACTCCTACAGGTCTTCGACCCGCGCCTCTCTCCCCGCAACATCGCGCTCATCGCGTCGAGAGCGGACTGA
- the ycaC gene encoding isochorismate family cysteine hydrolase YcaC, with translation MSKPYSRLDINNAAVLLVDHQAGLLSLVRDFNPDQFKNNVLALADLADYFKLPTLLTTSFEDGPNGPLMPELKAKFPQAPFIARPGQINAWDNEDFVKAVKATGRKQLLIAGVVTEVCVAFLALSAIEAGFEVFIVTDASGTFNEVSRHTAWNRMSEAGAQLVTWFAAACELHRDWRRDVEGLGSLLSNHIPDYRNLITSYSTFKAASSPAKP, from the coding sequence ATGAGCAAGCCCTACAGCCGTCTGGACATCAACAACGCCGCGGTGCTGCTGGTGGACCACCAGGCGGGCCTGCTGTCGCTGGTGCGCGACTTCAACCCGGACCAGTTCAAGAACAACGTGCTGGCGCTGGCGGACCTGGCGGACTACTTCAAGCTGCCGACCCTCCTGACGACGAGCTTCGAGGACGGGCCCAACGGGCCGCTGATGCCGGAGTTGAAGGCGAAGTTCCCCCAGGCGCCCTTCATCGCGCGCCCCGGACAAATCAACGCCTGGGACAACGAGGACTTCGTGAAGGCGGTGAAGGCGACGGGGCGCAAGCAGCTGCTCATCGCGGGGGTGGTGACGGAGGTGTGCGTGGCCTTCCTGGCGCTGTCGGCCATCGAGGCGGGCTTCGAGGTGTTCATCGTGACGGACGCGTCGGGGACGTTCAACGAGGTGTCGCGTCACACGGCGTGGAACCGGATGTCGGAGGCGGGAGCGCAGCTGGTGACGTGGTTCGCCGCCGCGTGCGAGCTGCACCGCGACTGGCGCCGTGACGTGGAGGGGCTGGGCTCGCTGCTGTCCAACCACATCCCCGACTACCGCAACCTCATCACCAGCTACAGCACCTTCAAGGCCGCCTCCTCCCCGGCGAAGCCGTAG